The Acetivibrio saccincola genome window below encodes:
- a CDS encoding MATE family efflux transporter, with translation MKQANPLEKEKIFTLLMKFSIPAIVGMVVNALYNIVDRMFIGRSSDLASKGLEAITITLPITFILMAIAILFGVGGSTLFSIRLGEKKQDEAEKVLGHGVLLLIISGLIFMFLGQAFLLPLLSVFGAKEEIMPYAVEYMRIIFFGAVFQILGMGLNNFIRADGSPNYAMVSMFLGAGINIVLDYVFIFIFKMGMAGAALATILAQLAAVIWAVYYFIGSKKSMVKLKFKNMKLEFKIVTTIFSLGIPGFLLQLANSLLNAVLNKSLLFYGGNVAGMGIVNSVQSLLVLPVIGIKQGVMPIISFNFGAKKYNRAKEAVKLAILASTLVVVTGYIIIRAFPEAIIGVFNKEADVLEFGSYALVTWFLCAPVIGFQVIASNFFQAVGRPKTATFLTLTRQIILLIPAIIIFPRFWGIKGLLHAAPFADFLSALITGIWFYFGTRSLKEKIHEPADKPDGKVCRTKRCYGGNKL, from the coding sequence ATGAAACAAGCTAATCCATTGGAGAAAGAGAAAATATTCACTCTTCTTATGAAGTTTTCTATACCTGCCATTGTGGGCATGGTGGTAAATGCCCTGTACAATATTGTAGACAGGATGTTTATAGGAAGAAGCAGTGACTTGGCATCAAAGGGTCTTGAGGCCATTACTATAACCCTTCCCATAACTTTTATACTTATGGCAATAGCTATTTTATTTGGGGTAGGTGGATCTACCTTATTTTCCATAAGGCTGGGTGAGAAAAAACAGGATGAAGCAGAAAAAGTCCTTGGGCACGGGGTTTTACTCCTTATTATATCCGGACTTATATTTATGTTTTTGGGACAGGCTTTTCTGCTACCTTTGTTATCTGTATTTGGCGCTAAGGAGGAAATAATGCCCTATGCGGTAGAATATATGAGAATTATATTTTTTGGGGCTGTCTTTCAAATATTGGGCATGGGCTTAAATAATTTTATCCGGGCTGACGGAAGCCCTAATTATGCGATGGTATCCATGTTTTTAGGAGCGGGGATAAATATTGTATTGGATTATGTCTTTATTTTTATATTCAAGATGGGAATGGCAGGGGCAGCCCTTGCCACCATTTTAGCCCAACTGGCTGCAGTTATATGGGCAGTTTACTACTTTATAGGCAGTAAAAAGAGTATGGTAAAGCTTAAATTTAAAAATATGAAACTGGAATTTAAAATAGTAACCACTATTTTTTCCCTTGGAATACCGGGTTTTTTGCTGCAGCTGGCTAACAGTTTATTAAATGCTGTCCTGAATAAAAGCCTTCTCTTTTACGGCGGAAATGTTGCAGGAATGGGTATAGTAAATAGCGTCCAATCCCTCCTTGTCCTGCCTGTTATAGGTATCAAGCAGGGTGTTATGCCTATTATAAGCTTTAATTTCGGGGCAAAAAAATACAACCGTGCAAAAGAAGCTGTTAAGCTTGCCATACTAGCGTCCACACTGGTTGTAGTTACAGGATATATAATAATCAGGGCATTTCCGGAAGCAATAATAGGAGTCTTTAATAAAGAGGCGGATGTACTGGAGTTTGGAAGTTATGCACTGGTTACGTGGTTTTTATGTGCTCCTGTCATTGGCTTTCAGGTTATTGCCTCAAACTTTTTTCAGGCCGTTGGAAGGCCAAAGACTGCAACTTTTTTGACCCTCACGAGACAGATTATACTTTTAATTCCTGCAATTATTATTTTCCCAAGGTTCTGGGGAATAAAAGGACTTCTTCATGCAGCACCTTTTGCGGACTTTCTTTCGGCACTGATAACGGGTATATGGTTTTATTTTGGAACGAGAAGCTTAAAGGAAAAAATCCATGAGCCGGCTGATAAACCGGATGGCAAGGTATGCAGAACAAAGAGATGCTATGGCGGGAACAAATTATAA
- a CDS encoding stalk domain-containing protein — MTKLKKIIAIAVFCTVVATSIVWGMMGNSQKKGVTIILNGKELKLDVEPFIENDRTLIPVRGVMEGLGAVVGWNAKDRVVTVDKEDISIKLTIGSDVAVVTREGVKEEKIKLDVPAMIVNDRTFIPGRFVTETIGADVNWKPEIRAMVINTKKDAEPEYESGQIIEYEIVNAKEISENETLSKWYENNYKEKGIYSIADGEWMYVLVAAGEKNTGGYNVEVDSVVKTSSDTAYVYARLISPDMYSIVTMAFTYPNVLIKFDKNDIVLVEGEIVDNKYNKEPIKDETGESLMEMGKAIPVELVKEMKLYTLFDEEIKTFTKEETEKIIDILNSSKTYTGVYIAMLAGNNIKMKLNTGEMLTLTSYGNEEHVILSGEVNGEYVGGCIIAPEVGKILLDVSY, encoded by the coding sequence ATGACTAAACTCAAAAAAATAATTGCCATAGCTGTTTTTTGTACAGTAGTGGCTACAAGCATTGTATGGGGGATGATGGGTAACAGTCAGAAGAAAGGTGTTACAATTATTCTAAACGGTAAAGAACTTAAGCTGGATGTAGAGCCATTTATCGAAAATGACCGGACTTTGATTCCGGTGCGAGGCGTAATGGAAGGTCTTGGGGCTGTTGTTGGCTGGAACGCAAAGGATAGGGTTGTTACAGTTGACAAAGAAGATATTAGCATTAAACTTACTATAGGAAGCGATGTTGCAGTAGTAACAAGGGAAGGTGTAAAGGAAGAAAAAATTAAACTAGATGTTCCTGCAATGATTGTGAATGACAGGACATTTATTCCGGGACGTTTTGTAACTGAAACTATTGGGGCAGATGTTAATTGGAAGCCTGAAATACGCGCTATGGTTATAAATACAAAAAAAGATGCTGAGCCGGAATATGAAAGCGGTCAGATAATTGAATATGAAATAGTAAATGCAAAAGAAATAAGTGAAAATGAAACATTGTCAAAATGGTATGAGAATAATTATAAAGAAAAGGGCATATATTCAATAGCAGATGGGGAATGGATGTATGTACTTGTTGCTGCAGGAGAAAAAAATACCGGTGGATACAATGTAGAGGTGGACAGTGTAGTTAAAACATCTTCTGATACAGCATATGTATATGCAAGGTTGATTTCACCAGATATGTATAGTATTGTTACTATGGCATTTACATATCCAAATGTATTGATTAAATTCGATAAAAATGATATAGTATTAGTAGAAGGTGAAATAGTTGACAACAAATACAATAAAGAACCAATTAAGGATGAAACGGGCGAATCCTTAATGGAAATGGGAAAGGCTATACCTGTTGAGCTTGTTAAAGAAATGAAATTATATACTCTTTTTGACGAAGAAATAAAAACATTTACAAAAGAAGAAACAGAAAAAATAATAGATATATTAAACTCAAGCAAAACATACACAGGTGTATATATTGCAATGCTGGCGGGAAACAACATTAAAATGAAACTAAATACCGGGGAAATGCTTACTTTGACAAGCTATGGAAATGAAGAGCATGTTATACTTTCAGGGGAAGTCAATGGTGAATATGTTGGAGGATGTATAATTGCCCCTGAGGTGGGTAAGATACTTTTAGATGTATCATACTAA
- a CDS encoding toxic anion resistance protein — MGFEDLLNSIENNEEANNTNENLPVNSTGLVELKKSDTEITVDLSKFDSNQIAQVNKIKDSIDVSNSNSIAFFGSDVQRSIAKFADGILSGVKTKDTGEVGENLSLLLTTMQGIDMDKLQEKEGIKRKIPFLRKISNNISGYKIKLEEVTETIDRIVVSLDKAKKELIRDINILDSLYDKNLEYLKELEMHIAAGELKLDELRKTVLAELKNKAEQTKDMLDIQKYNDFAQMLNEMEKRIHDLKLSREIAIQTLPQIRIIQGNDKVLANKIQASILTTIPIWKNQIALTISLNKQKTALEIQKKVTDTTENLLRQNAELLKTNTIEIAKESERGVISLETLKETHKKLIETIEESMKIYQEGKQKRNAVEKELTQLEETQKQKLLSIRNSR; from the coding sequence TTGGGTTTTGAAGATTTATTAAACAGCATTGAAAATAATGAAGAGGCAAATAACACAAATGAAAACCTGCCTGTAAACAGCACCGGCTTAGTTGAATTAAAGAAAAGTGATACAGAAATAACCGTTGATTTATCTAAATTTGATTCCAATCAAATTGCCCAGGTTAATAAAATAAAAGATAGTATAGATGTTTCAAATTCTAATAGTATAGCTTTTTTTGGCTCTGATGTGCAAAGAAGCATTGCAAAATTTGCAGATGGGATTTTAAGCGGTGTCAAAACAAAGGACACAGGTGAAGTGGGTGAGAATTTAAGTTTGCTTCTTACGACAATGCAGGGTATTGATATGGACAAACTACAGGAAAAGGAAGGTATTAAGAGAAAAATTCCTTTTTTAAGGAAAATCTCCAACAATATTTCTGGCTACAAGATAAAACTTGAAGAAGTTACCGAAACAATTGATAGAATTGTAGTTTCTTTAGACAAAGCCAAAAAAGAATTAATACGTGATATAAATATATTGGATTCTTTATATGATAAAAATTTAGAATATTTAAAAGAGTTGGAAATGCATATTGCGGCAGGAGAGTTAAAGTTGGATGAGCTTAGGAAAACGGTATTGGCAGAGCTTAAAAATAAAGCAGAACAGACAAAAGACATGCTTGACATTCAAAAATACAATGATTTTGCCCAGATGCTAAATGAGATGGAAAAGAGGATACATGATTTAAAGCTCAGCAGGGAAATTGCCATTCAAACCCTTCCGCAAATTCGTATTATTCAAGGTAATGATAAGGTTCTTGCCAATAAAATTCAAGCAAGTATACTTACTACAATACCTATATGGAAAAACCAGATAGCTCTTACGATATCGTTAAACAAGCAAAAAACAGCGTTGGAAATTCAAAAAAAGGTAACAGATACCACTGAGAATTTATTAAGGCAAAATGCAGAACTATTAAAGACAAATACAATAGAAATTGCAAAAGAAAGTGAGAGGGGAGTAATCAGTCTTGAAACATTAAAAGAAACTCATAAAAAACTCATTGAAACAATTGAAGAATCAATGAAAATCTATCAGGAAGGAAAACAAAAGAGAAATGCGGTAGAAAAAGAATTAACCCAGCTTGAAGAAACCCAAAAACAGAAGTTACTATCAATAAGAAATTCAAGGTGA
- a CDS encoding TerD family protein — MGIQVVSGQKVILTESLESASKFIFKMEIENRFKGTFDMDLFAVNIEKNAIANKENIVFYNNVKDIGKSILYSEVYDYEIFEKKIDLDIRLLPEATDKIVMAATLYRNLHHADKDKETGFTFSAVNKTTGLKIFTLKGSIPANGKETLVLGEVYRYKDTWRFNTVNNYSDENLLGVLNNIYNAKVY, encoded by the coding sequence GTGGGAATTCAAGTAGTTAGCGGGCAAAAAGTTATATTAACTGAGTCTTTAGAAAGTGCAAGTAAATTTATATTTAAAATGGAAATTGAGAATAGGTTCAAAGGGACATTTGATATGGATTTATTTGCCGTTAATATAGAAAAAAATGCAATTGCAAACAAAGAAAACATCGTTTTTTACAACAATGTAAAAGACATTGGAAAAAGCATTTTGTATAGTGAGGTTTATGATTATGAAATATTTGAAAAAAAAATAGACTTAGACATCCGGCTTTTACCTGAAGCTACAGATAAAATTGTAATGGCGGCAACTTTATATAGAAATTTACACCACGCTGATAAAGATAAAGAAACAGGATTTACTTTTAGTGCAGTAAATAAAACCACTGGTTTAAAGATTTTTACCCTAAAGGGCAGTATACCTGCAAATGGGAAAGAAACTTTGGTTTTAGGTGAGGTTTACAGATACAAAGACACATGGAGGTTTAACACTGTAAATAATTATTCAGATGAAAACCTTCTGGGTGTACTAAACAATATATACAATGCAAAAGTTTATTAA
- a CDS encoding TerD family protein: MAVSLQKGQKVDLTKGNPGLTKIMVGLGWDTNKYDGGHDFDLDAAAFLTDENGRVTSDLDFVFYNNLQHPSGSVVHQGDNLTGEGEGDDEQILVDLSLVPQNISKIAFTVTIHDADVRGQNFGQVSNAFIRVVNEATGIELIRYDLGEDFSIETAVVVGELYRHGGEWKFNAIGSGFQGGLAALCRNFGVNV, translated from the coding sequence ATGGCAGTAAGTTTACAAAAGGGACAAAAAGTTGATTTAACAAAAGGGAATCCTGGTCTTACAAAGATTATGGTAGGATTAGGATGGGATACTAACAAATACGATGGCGGACATGATTTTGACTTAGATGCTGCAGCTTTTTTAACTGATGAAAATGGCAGGGTAACCAGTGATTTGGATTTTGTATTTTATAATAATCTGCAACATCCTTCCGGCTCTGTTGTCCATCAAGGGGACAACCTAACAGGAGAAGGCGAGGGGGATGACGAACAAATACTGGTTGATTTAAGTTTAGTACCTCAAAACATATCAAAAATTGCATTTACAGTTACAATACATGATGCAGACGTAAGAGGACAAAATTTCGGTCAGGTATCCAATGCATTTATAAGAGTTGTAAATGAAGCTACAGGAATAGAGCTAATAAGGTACGACTTAGGAGAAGACTTTAGTATCGAAACAGCTGTGGTGGTTGGTGAATTATACCGCCATGGTGGAGAATGGAAATTTAACGCTATAGGAAGCGGGTTCCAGGGAGGACTGGCTGCCCTTTGCAGAAACTTTGGAGTAAATGTATAA
- a CDS encoding TerD family protein, protein MAVNLQKGQRVDLTKGNAGLTKLMVGLGWDEAEKTGKGGFFASLFSSPPPPIDCDASVLMLNENGKLTRKEDLIYFGNLRSMCGSVVHTGDNLTGEGEGDDEVIIVEINKIPPHIHRLVFLVNIYDCVRRNQHFGMIKNAFIRVVNASNNQELIRFNLSDNYHGKTTLFAGEIYRYNNEWKFAAIGEATNDTSLREIVKRY, encoded by the coding sequence ATGGCAGTTAACTTACAAAAAGGACAAAGAGTTGACCTTACAAAGGGAAATGCAGGATTGACAAAGCTGATGGTTGGTCTTGGATGGGATGAAGCCGAAAAAACCGGAAAAGGAGGTTTTTTTGCAAGCCTTTTTAGCTCACCCCCTCCTCCTATTGACTGTGATGCCTCAGTACTTATGCTTAACGAAAATGGGAAACTTACAAGAAAAGAAGATTTAATTTATTTTGGAAATTTACGAAGCATGTGCGGAAGTGTAGTACACACCGGGGACAACCTTACTGGAGAAGGAGAAGGGGATGATGAGGTAATAATTGTAGAAATTAACAAAATTCCTCCTCATATTCACAGACTTGTTTTTCTTGTAAATATTTATGATTGTGTTAGAAGAAACCAGCATTTTGGCATGATTAAAAATGCCTTTATCCGGGTGGTGAATGCTTCAAATAATCAAGAATTGATAAGGTTCAACCTTTCAGATAATTACCACGGGAAAACTACACTTTTTGCCGGTGAAATTTACAGGTATAATAATGAATGGAAATTTGCTGCTATTGGTGAAGCAACTAATGATACATCATTAAGAGAAATTGTTAAAAGATACTAA
- a CDS encoding calcium-translocating P-type ATPase, PMCA-type: protein MEKNKKIFKEAEKLIKDFGSDAHNGLSEEGVKRNREKYGKNEITPSEKVPVWKQFLEHFKDPTIIILCICALVSTAIGIYQGEFPWDGIGIFIAIIIATGVGFWSEYKADKAFETLKEDNENIDVKVIRDGSLKVISTKELVVGDIIELENGDKIPADAVVLNCIDLLVDESLMTGESVPVEKGPDNTKLIGGTMVVTGSARAVVTNVGDNMEMGSILRSLADQTQEQTPLQYKLAKLAGLISVVGTVAAVLIFFALFANSVLTGNFGVLSNSVKTGTVVFLAAIAVITGVLLIKGNKKIKRIATVLGPLIAAIGLLYVAFAIGKPADAIESAKSILDFFIVAVTIIVVAVPEGLPMAVTISLALSMRKIRRDNNLVRKMLATETIGSVNVICSDKTGTLTKNQMQVREVYFNGKHFDSSNFNELTQNPMFEVIKILLAANSTANVTKDKDGNIEIVGNTTEGAMLTWLNELGVNFNTILDIRENMPVYDRLSFNADRKMMSTVTGLENSDLFNFNENKDKDSQTIKSCKVVLAKGAPERILSLCTGVSIGDKIESFEKHKDDINNKLLGLSDKAMRTIALAYKVVAEDEVLDKDSIEKDLVFAGLLGITDPVREDVPHAINVAKEAGINVIMVTGDNVNTARAIAREINLLEEDSIVMEGSEFKEKSDEEILSILKKLRVLARATPSDKERLVSLIQRTKEVVAVTGDGTNDAPALKKADVGISMGLKGTDVAKEASDIVLTDDNFGSIVKAVHWGRTLYENVQKFLQFQLTINVSALAIAFLSPILEMIFPSANFQTIPLTVLQLLWINLVMDTLAALALGLEPPRDGIMKEKPKRREESFLTKNMSFSILTTGLYFTVFILLLQAFDFMGASKLGDKGTSSVLFTTYVFMQLFNLLNSRSLKPGASIFENLTKSKSFMAIFTVIVVVQVIITQFGGAFFNTQALPLYMWGKIILVSSLTLVVGALVRWSQKLFIKN, encoded by the coding sequence ATGGAGAAGAACAAAAAAATATTCAAAGAGGCAGAAAAGTTAATTAAAGATTTCGGGTCTGATGCTCACAACGGCCTTAGTGAAGAAGGTGTAAAAAGAAATAGGGAAAAGTATGGAAAAAACGAAATCACACCAAGTGAAAAGGTTCCTGTGTGGAAACAATTTTTAGAACACTTTAAAGATCCTACCATTATAATTTTATGTATCTGTGCGCTTGTATCTACAGCAATAGGTATTTACCAAGGTGAATTTCCGTGGGATGGTATTGGTATATTTATTGCCATCATTATTGCAACGGGGGTTGGATTTTGGAGCGAATACAAAGCGGATAAAGCCTTTGAGACACTGAAAGAAGATAATGAAAATATTGATGTTAAAGTCATCAGGGACGGCAGCTTAAAGGTTATTTCCACAAAGGAGCTGGTAGTGGGTGACATTATTGAGCTGGAAAACGGTGATAAAATTCCGGCGGATGCAGTGGTTTTAAACTGTATCGATTTATTGGTTGATGAATCTTTAATGACCGGTGAATCGGTACCTGTAGAAAAGGGACCTGACAACACTAAGTTAATAGGGGGAACAATGGTGGTAACAGGCTCTGCAAGGGCTGTTGTTACAAATGTGGGGGACAACATGGAGATGGGCTCAATTTTAAGATCCCTTGCTGACCAGACTCAGGAACAGACTCCCCTTCAATATAAGCTTGCAAAGCTGGCAGGTCTTATAAGTGTAGTTGGTACAGTTGCGGCAGTATTGATATTCTTTGCTCTGTTTGCCAACTCAGTTTTGACCGGTAATTTCGGGGTACTTAGCAATAGCGTCAAAACAGGTACCGTTGTATTTTTAGCTGCAATAGCTGTAATAACCGGCGTATTGCTAATTAAAGGTAATAAGAAGATAAAAAGAATAGCAACTGTTTTAGGACCTCTTATTGCAGCAATTGGCTTATTATACGTTGCTTTTGCAATTGGGAAACCGGCAGATGCCATTGAAAGTGCAAAAAGCATACTTGACTTTTTCATTGTAGCGGTAACAATTATTGTGGTGGCTGTACCTGAAGGACTTCCCATGGCGGTTACAATCAGTCTTGCACTAAGTATGAGAAAAATAAGACGTGACAATAACTTAGTGAGAAAAATGCTTGCTACAGAAACCATTGGTTCTGTAAATGTAATATGCAGTGACAAGACAGGTACTCTTACAAAAAACCAGATGCAGGTAAGGGAAGTATATTTCAATGGTAAACACTTTGACAGCAGTAATTTTAATGAATTAACCCAAAATCCAATGTTTGAAGTTATAAAAATATTACTTGCAGCCAACTCCACTGCCAACGTTACAAAGGATAAGGACGGGAATATAGAAATAGTGGGTAACACCACTGAAGGGGCTATGCTCACTTGGTTAAACGAACTAGGAGTTAATTTCAACACTATTTTGGACATACGTGAAAACATGCCGGTTTATGACAGGCTTTCATTTAATGCAGATAGAAAAATGATGTCAACGGTTACCGGCTTGGAAAATAGTGATTTGTTTAATTTTAATGAGAATAAGGACAAGGATTCACAAACAATAAAAAGCTGCAAGGTTGTATTGGCTAAAGGGGCTCCGGAGAGAATTTTAAGCTTATGTACAGGAGTAAGCATTGGAGATAAAATTGAAAGCTTTGAAAAGCACAAAGACGATATTAACAATAAACTTTTAGGTCTGTCTGATAAAGCAATGAGGACTATTGCCCTTGCATATAAAGTTGTAGCTGAGGATGAAGTACTGGATAAGGACTCCATTGAAAAAGATTTAGTATTTGCAGGACTTTTAGGTATAACAGATCCTGTAAGGGAAGATGTACCTCATGCAATTAATGTGGCAAAAGAGGCAGGTATAAATGTAATAATGGTTACAGGAGATAATGTGAACACTGCCAGGGCAATTGCAAGGGAAATTAACCTTTTAGAAGAAGACAGCATTGTAATGGAGGGTAGTGAGTTTAAAGAAAAATCCGACGAAGAAATACTGTCAATACTAAAGAAATTAAGGGTATTGGCAAGGGCAACACCTTCTGACAAAGAGCGCCTTGTATCCTTAATCCAAAGGACAAAGGAAGTTGTTGCGGTAACAGGGGACGGTACCAATGACGCGCCTGCCCTTAAAAAGGCGGATGTGGGTATTTCCATGGGACTTAAAGGAACAGACGTTGCAAAAGAAGCCAGTGATATAGTCCTTACTGACGACAACTTTGGAAGTATCGTTAAAGCAGTGCATTGGGGCAGAACCCTTTATGAAAACGTTCAAAAATTCTTGCAGTTCCAATTGACTATAAACGTATCAGCATTGGCCATTGCATTTTTAAGTCCTATTTTGGAAATGATTTTCCCAAGTGCCAACTTCCAGACCATACCTCTTACCGTACTGCAGCTTTTGTGGATAAACCTTGTGATGGACACTTTGGCGGCGTTAGCATTAGGCTTAGAGCCACCAAGGGATGGAATAATGAAAGAAAAGCCAAAGAGAAGGGAAGAGTCCTTCCTTACTAAAAATATGTCTTTCAGCATACTGACAACAGGACTTTACTTTACGGTATTTATACTTTTACTTCAGGCATTTGACTTTATGGGTGCTTCTAAGCTTGGAGATAAAGGTACGTCTTCTGTACTTTTTACAACCTACGTATTTATGCAGCTGTTTAATCTTTTAAATTCAAGAAGTCTAAAGCCCGGAGCATCAATATTTGAGAATTTAACCAAGAGTAAAAGTTTCATGGCGATATTTACGGTAATAGTTGTGGTACAGGTAATTATAACACAGTTTGGAGGAGCTTTTTTCAATACCCAGGCTCTGCCCCTTTACATGTGGGGTAAAATAATTCTGGTAAGCTCACTGACCTTAGTGGTAGGAGCATTGGTAAGATGGAGCCAGAAACTGTTTATAAAAAACTAA
- a CDS encoding HAD family hydrolase — MLFASDLDRTLIYSKRFLKNYKNNPVLIEKKEDKEISYMTEASINILKKIADRVLFVPVTTRTIEQYKRISLLKNIIIPEYAIVSNGGNILINGETDSYWAKIISFKIKSECISSKKVLERFNEIKNSEWVYKERQADNLFYYFIIDKDNIPLDEINDFKKWILKYGWNISIQGRKLYLVPEFINKSSALNYIKNKTGKKIIIASGDSILDLPMLKYADIAFCPSHGEIYNSYKKGSLKVPKHITFTDSQGLPASEEILKEVERLTKGIKLIS; from the coding sequence ATGCTTTTTGCAAGTGATTTGGACAGGACTCTTATATATTCTAAAAGATTTTTAAAAAATTATAAAAATAACCCTGTACTCATTGAAAAAAAAGAAGACAAAGAAATATCCTATATGACGGAAGCTTCCATTAATATTTTAAAAAAAATTGCTGACAGGGTGCTATTTGTCCCTGTTACCACAAGGACCATTGAGCAGTATAAAAGAATTTCTTTATTAAAAAATATCATTATTCCCGAATATGCAATTGTTAGTAACGGAGGTAACATACTTATAAATGGGGAAACAGACAGCTACTGGGCTAAAATTATTTCATTTAAAATTAAATCAGAATGTATATCTTCTAAAAAAGTTTTAGAGCGGTTTAATGAAATAAAAAACAGTGAGTGGGTTTATAAAGAAAGACAAGCGGACAATCTTTTTTATTACTTTATTATTGACAAAGACAATATACCCTTAGATGAAATCAATGATTTTAAAAAGTGGATTTTAAAATATGGGTGGAATATATCCATCCAGGGAAGAAAACTTTATTTAGTTCCTGAATTTATAAATAAATCCTCTGCTTTAAACTACATTAAAAATAAAACCGGGAAAAAGATAATAATTGCATCCGGTGACTCCATACTGGATTTACCCATGCTAAAATATGCTGATATAGCATTTTGCCCATCCCACGGGGAAATATACAATTCGTACAAAAAAGGTTCTTTAAAAGTTCCAAAACACATTACTTTTACAGACAGCCAGGGATTGCCTGCCTCTGAAGAGATACTAAAAGAAGTGGAAAGGTTAACAAAAGGCATCAAGCTTATAAGTTAG
- a CDS encoding cysteine protease StiP family protein: MNGILENIKIQEPSPIGSYSKEDVVFLLKDISNLVQEDNTATREKIIQSGGHYSEMLPIEYKPSKEYMHLFYSSLDESSRKLAISVGVVSNLIMKKRNKNLVLVSLARAGTPVGILIKRYIKFKYNLNLPHYSISIIRGKGIDENALLYILKNHPGCDIQFIDGWTGKGAIKIVLDEALKNFENKYKIKLNGDLAVLADPGYCAEIFGTREDFLIPSACLNSTVSGLVSRTFHRCDIIKENDFHGAKYYKELEKEDVSYVFIDAVVKEFSHVEYEVEEETKKLENTSPNLSWLGLKSIEKIQKTFGIKDINLIKPGVGETTRVLLRRVPWKVLVRDLNSKNLKHILLLASEKNVSVEVNTDLIYECCGIIKPL; this comes from the coding sequence ATGAACGGAATATTAGAAAATATAAAAATACAAGAGCCTTCACCCATAGGCAGTTATTCAAAGGAAGATGTTGTATTTTTACTTAAAGATATAAGCAATCTGGTACAGGAAGATAATACAGCCACAAGGGAAAAGATTATTCAATCAGGTGGGCACTACTCTGAAATGCTGCCCATTGAATACAAACCTTCAAAGGAATACATGCATCTTTTTTATTCATCTTTAGATGAGTCTTCTAGAAAGCTTGCTATATCCGTTGGCGTAGTATCAAATTTAATAATGAAAAAAAGAAACAAAAACTTAGTACTTGTATCCCTTGCAAGGGCCGGAACCCCTGTGGGGATACTAATAAAAAGGTATATTAAATTTAAATATAATTTAAATCTTCCCCACTACAGCATTTCCATCATCAGGGGAAAAGGAATAGATGAAAATGCCCTTTTGTACATTTTAAAAAACCATCCGGGCTGTGATATCCAGTTTATCGACGGCTGGACAGGCAAAGGGGCGATAAAAATAGTTTTAGATGAGGCTTTGAAAAATTTTGAAAACAAATATAAAATAAAATTAAATGGTGATTTGGCTGTACTTGCCGACCCAGGCTACTGTGCAGAAATTTTTGGAACCCGGGAAGATTTTCTCATTCCCAGTGCCTGCCTCAACTCCACCGTTTCAGGACTTGTAAGCAGGACGTTTCACAGATGTGATATAATTAAAGAAAATGATTTCCATGGGGCTAAATACTACAAGGAGCTTGAAAAAGAAGATGTGTCATATGTTTTCATTGATGCCGTGGTAAAGGAATTTTCCCATGTGGAATATGAAGTGGAGGAAGAAACTAAAAAATTGGAAAACACCTCCCCTAACCTTTCCTGGCTGGGTTTAAAGAGCATAGAAAAAATTCAGAAAACCTTTGGTATAAAGGATATAAATTTAATAAAGCCGGGTGTGGGAGAAACAACAAGGGTTTTGTTAAGGCGTGTCCCCTGGAAAGTCCTTGTTAGGGATTTAAACAGTAAAAATTTAAAACATATTCTTCTTTTAGCCTCTGAAAAAAATGTTTCCGTTGAGGTAAATACCGATCTTATATATGAGTGCTGCGGAATAATAAAGCCCCTTTAA